The DNA window AAATACAGTCAGCACAATATAATGAAGGATATTCTAGTTTATTATTAGTCTGTCAGGATGATAATGGAGTGAAACAAACTTATGTTATTATGTTTGAAAATATAGGCTCTTATATGGAGGATGTCTTTAATAACCCAGAGAATATAGGATGTAGCCATCAAGAAATTAAGGATAGAATGGACCTTATATTAGAAGATAAATACAAAAAAGAAGCAGATAAAAGTGTTCCTAATTATGAAAGCGCTTTTCTACAAGTAACTTTTGGAACTAACGTAGGACTTTATAAAGCAAATGCAGATTTATCAGGATTTAGTAAATTAGAAATACAATCCAATATAGCTGATTCTATCGTAATACCAATCAATTGTAATTAAAATAAAATCATGAAAAAAACATCCATTATATTAATCTTATTAATATCACTTACTCTAAAAGGTCAAACAATAATTGATATTAATGATTCCACCTATTCTAATTGGAGTAACAATGACTATAATTACTACAAAAAAGATATGCATAATCTATTAGATATATTTCAAGGCACATATATATATACGAATGGTAACACAAGTTTTAAGATTATTCTAAAGAAAATGATTAAACAACCCGAAGGTTTACACTATGAAGATATGATTATTGGAGAATACCAATATGTAGAGAATGGAACAGAAAAAATTAATACTCTATCAAATCTTGACATTAGTTATTCTAATCAGTTTTTAAAACATGGTATTGCAGGAAATGGAATTATAGCTAATATTTATAACAGATTATGGAAATGCCCTCAATGTAATCCTAATGAAAAGAGATTAATTTTGAGAATTAGAGATAAGTCAACCGACAGGTATGCAAATATGATATTACGAAGGACAACAATTGATAATAAGGAAGTATTGCAAGTTAAAATTAACAATATAAACGGTGTGACTTATGACGTAGAGCATGAAAGCCCTCCTGCAAATTTTTCTTTACCAATCGGAGAATTTACAATGAAAAAACTATAAGATGAAATTTAGTTGATTTTTCAATCATGAAAAGATCTTTACAAATGGACCAGGCAAATAGAATATTACTAAAAAAAACAATTAATTCTTGCCTGTATCATAAAGTATAAATTCTATTATGATATGATGAAAAACAAATCAAAATTTAAAACTCCTGCCCTGAAAACTTGGATCATATGCAGGATACTCCTAACGGAAAACTCTGCGAAAAATGCTCCAAGTGCGTGATTGATTTTACAGATAAATCAGATCAACAGGTACAGAAGATTATATGAGGTGCTTCAAAGAGGTAAGATTCTTAAGAATGTAAGATCATAGGCTAATATTGTTTTCAATAAAAAAATACATTTATGAAAAAAAATTATACAATTATATTCATACTATTTTTGACCTCTTTTTACTATTCCCAAAACGTTCCCAAAGACTCCTTGTATGGAAATATTAGGAAAATCAGAGAAAAAGTTTTGTTCCTCACTAAAAAAGAAAACCCTCAATTGCTTTACTATGACGATTATGGCCATTCAGGATTCATGGGACCTGAGTCTACTAAAGTCCGCTTTTTTGATACTTGGTTCTCATCAGAAATTTGTTATTACATCAATAATGAAAGATATTTTAATAAAGACAGAAAAATCACACATGATATCTGGTACGGAAAGAATGATAGTATAAGGAAATCTTACCAATTTGTATATGATGATACAAACAGACTGATCAGAAAGATTGATTCTTCCTTGGGAATAGAAACCCATTATTATTCTAATTACGGAGATGAAAATATTATCAGTGAAAATTTGAAATATCATTTATTTTCCCATACTTATAAAAAATACAGGGATGGAAAACTTATACTCTCTAAAAACTTCGATAATAATGGGACGGCGTATGAGCATAAATATGCATATAATTTGAATGGTAAATTATCTTACAGGATATATAAAAATCCAAACACTTGGAAAAAGATTGATAAAAGAAGTTTTTCATATGGTATACAGGATTCTATTGGAAAAATTTATAAAGATATTATTAACTTTTATGATGATAGAAACAGAATTATAGAATCGTGCAGTTATGATTTATATGAAGATGAAAAACATGAAAATCCCGTTATTACAACTAGAATACAATATATTTACCTAGGAAATAATTTGATCACAAAAATCCAAAAATATAAAGAAGGGCCTGCCAGTTATTATAACTACAGATATGATGATATAGATCGGCTTAAAGAAAAATATTGTTGTAGCAAGAATATTGATGAGGCAAAATTAATTTATAAATATCACTATCAAAGGGATGGTAAAATAGACAGACTGGAATATACCGAAGAAGATTTTCCCACTAAAAAAATGAAAACTTATAAAGTCTTATTTTCCTATCGATATGATATAAACAAGAACTGGATTGAAATCATTAAAAATGTAAACGGAAAAGATCTTTACAAATGGACCAGGGAGATAGATTATTACTAAAAATTTTAATTAATTTTTTGCCCGTATCAATAAAGTATAAATTCTAGTATGACATGATGAAAAAACAAATCAGAATTCAAACTCCCTGCCCTGAGAACTGGGATCATATGCAGGATACTCCTGATGGCAAATTCTGCGAAAAATGCTCCAGATGCGTGGTTGATTTTACAGATAAAACAGATGAGCAGGTAGAGAAGATTCTAGGAGATGCTGGAGGACGAGAAATATGCGGCATGATTTCCACGTGGTCATTATCTATGGCAGCAGCAGGAATTGTTCTTATTACCAATCTTACATTCGTACAGGCTTAAACTAAAAGTAATGCCGGAGTTAATATTGAACAAAAGATAGATCGTATTACAAAAGTTTCGGGTAAGCTTACTTTTAAAAGGACTAAAAAGGAGATAGTAGATGCTGAGGTATTCTTTATCTGTAAATCGAAATACATTAAAACAAAAACGGATAAAGACGGAAATTTCGTTTTAAACATTCCGAATGATTTGATCAGGAGAAAAAATGTTTTGTACTTTAGTTTTAACCTATTAAATGATGAAACCTATAAAAATTTAGACAGAGCACCTTCCAATCTGATGAATGGTGATATTTATGAAAATACTTCTGTTATTTTTACCAGAAAGGAACAAATTAATGAAAGGGAATTTCAGATAGATTCACAGCATGCCTATGTGGGAGGCATTGCTGTTATGGAAGAAAGGCCACCTGATTACTATTATTTTGATGGAAAAAGCATTAGCGAAAACAGGTTTGAAAAGTTTAAAAAAGGAAACCCGGATTATCAGTTTTTCATTTTCAATGGTAAAGAGGCTGAAGTAATAACAGGAAAAAGCTACCTGGAAACGGTACAGTTACTATTTTCAAAGTAAAAGTTTAGACCTATTATTATCCCAAATACGATGAAAAAACAGTTTAAAATTCAAGATCCTTGTCCTTAAAACTGAACCATATGCAGGATGCTCATGATGGAAAATTCTGCGAAAAGTGCTCCAAATGCGTGGTTGATTTTACAGATAAACAGATCAGCAGGTAAAGAACATTATATGAGAGGCTGGGGGAAAAGAAATATGTGGCAGGATTTCTACAAGGCCCCTGTCTATTGTGGCTGCAGGAATTATTCTTATAACTCGCCTAAATCTTGTACAGACCCAGACTAAAAGTCATCACGGAATTCTTACAGAAGCGGCATCATACCATATGGCGAAAATTTCGGGTAGACTAGTTTTCGGAAAAATCCAGCGGCCGATTCCGAATGCAGATGCTTTTCATTTTTGAGAGTAAAGAAGCTGAGATTGTAGCAAAAAAAGTGATTTGGGAATCCTGCAATTGTTATTTTTAAAATAAATAAGTCAAAGATATAAGAAATATCAAACTATTATAAATAATATTATTACATTTGACTGGTAAAAAAAATATAAACATGAGAAAAACATTTTTCACTATCCTGTCACTTATTTCTTTCAGCTTATTGTATTGCCAGAATGTTATACGTGTAAATGAGGCCAACAACGACATTTATTACAAGATAAATTCCAAAGGAGCAGGAAGACAACTGAACTATGATGAAATTTCCGGCAGCCCTTATCTGACGAAGGATTTCAGCTTAGCAAAAGTTGGGGATAATTATGAGAAAGCACCTGTACGCTATAACAGTTACAGGGATGATATAGAATTCCAGAAAGATGGGAAAACCCTGGTTCTCCCGAAAGAAGCCCAACTTTCCAGAATAGAAATTTTTTCTCCTAAACAGACACTGGTCTTATTAGAAACTCATGATGATCTGGATGGGTATTTTTTTGAACTTGTCAACGGAAAAAACTCACTGTATAAAAAAGTAAAAACTAAATTTATTGATGTTGTTCCTGCTGCCAATTCATTTACTACAGAAAAACCTGCTAATTTCAGGACACAGGAACCTGTATATTATATTAAAACTGAAAAAGGCTTTATTAAAAAACCTAAGAACGTGAGCGACATAACAGATCAGCTTGCGGATAAAAAAAGTGCTATAGAGAGTTTTGTTAAATCAAATAAAATAAAATTCAGTAAAGAAGAAGACTTAATAAAATTGGTTAATTTCCTGAATCAATAAATTAGGCAGGCCTCTAAAAGCAGAGGCCTGTCCTTTTTATACGGATCAATATGCATCAAAAATATGCTTGAAAATCGCTTTGTCTTCTTCTGTTAAAGCAACCTTTCTCCTGGCCATGGCACGTTCTGCCACTTCGTAGGCTTTATCCAGCTTGAAGCGTTCGTCTTCCTTCCTTCCGCCCCAGGAAAAATTCTCTACCAGGTTCGGCGGGAAGCCTTCCCGGAAGATATTGGAGGCTACCCCAACTACGGTTCCGGTATTCAGCTGGGTATTGATGGCCGTTTTGGAATGGTCGCCCATGATCAGGCCTGCAAACTGCAGTCCTGTATCTTCAAATGCTTTGGTACGATAATTCCAGAGCCTTACGTGGCTGTAGTTATTTTTCAGGTTGGAGGAATTGGTATCGGCGCCGAAGTTGCACCACTCCCCGATCACGGAATTCCCGATGAATCCGTCGTGGCCTTTGCTGGTATATCCGAAAATAATGATGTTGCTCACTTCACCGCCTACTTTGCAATGCGGACCAATGGTGGTGGCGCCATAAATCTTAGCTCCCAGGTTGAACTTGGATCCTTCACCCAGGGAAATCGGACCACGGAGATGGCAGCCTTCCATGACTTCTGCATTTTTCCCGATATAGATTTTTCCGGTTTTCGTATTCAGGGTTGAAAATTCGATTTCCGCACCTTCTTCAATAAACAGGTCTTTCTTATCCCCTAAAAATCCATTGGTTGGTGACAGTTCCTGTGAAGTCCTGCCGTTGGTCAGCAGCTCGAAATCAAAATCAATCGCCTGTTTGTTGTAGGTGAACAGGTCCGAAGGTTTTTTGAAAAAGATGAGGTCATCTTTAATATCCGTCATCTTTTCAATCTGATGCAGTGAAAAACCTTCCATATTGATTCTTGCGGCAATCAGTTCATCTTCGTATACCAGAGCTTCTCCCTGCTTCAGGTCTTTAATCTGGCGGATCACTGTTTCCGTCGGCAAAAAATTGGTGACCAGGAAAAGGCTTTCCTTTTTCTCCGGCTCCGGAAATTTCTTCTGAAGGTAAGCCTCCGTAAAATAAGAGGCCTCTGCGTTACCAAGGATTTTCTGCCACCTTTCGGCAAACGTGAGGATCCCGCAGCGCATGGCTGCTACCGGACGGGTGAAAGTCAGCGGAAGAAAATCTTCCCAGTATTGAGCATCTGAAAATACCAATTGCATATGATCGAAATTAGAAGTTGATAGTACGTGTTTTAAGCCACGAAGGAAGATGAGGTTTGACTCTCCGTGCTGGCTGCTGTTCTTCCTTCTTTGCGGCTGACACAAAAATACGAATCCTGTCGTTAATTTCCTGCCGGGATAGCCAATTATCCGGAAACAAAAAAGTCTCCCGGAATCCGGAAGACTTTTTATATGGTAACATCAAAAAATTACTTAGCGAATTTTTTGTATTTGTTCATGAACTTGTCTACTCTACCTGCGGTATCTACCAACTTCACTTTTCCGGTGTAGAATGGGTGAGAAGTAGAAGAGATTTCCATTTTGATCAATGGGTACTCCTGTCCTTCGTATTCAATGGTATCTTTTGTTTCTGCAGTAGATTTGCAAAGAAACACCTCGTCGTTACTCATATCTTTGAAAACAACAAGTCTATAATTTTCTGGGTGAATTCCGTTTTTCATAATACAATTTTTAAAATCTTTGAAAAAATTAAATTTTGCTTTCGAAATAGTAATGGATATTTCTCTGCTAATTTTAGGTTGCAAAAGTACAACATTTTTTTAAATATCCAAACGGACTATTCAATAATTTTTTCTTAATAAGAAATTTAAAGTATTTTCGTTACATTTGAAATCTGTTTAAACATAATTTCAATGAAATTCAAACTATTACTGGCTTTTTCTTTCTGGATGCTTGTTATGGCGGTATCCTGTAATAAGGATGACATTAATTTTGACACCCCTTCTCAGGCGCTCAGATTTTCCAGGGATACGGTATTCTGCGATACGGTCTATCATCAGGTACGCTCCGAAACATATGCCGTAAAGGTCTATAATAATGAAGACAAAGATGTGCTGATCCCAAGAATCAACCTTGAAAAAGGAGCTACTTCCCTCTATAAGATCAATGTGGACGGAAAATCCGGATACGATTTCAAAAACGTTCCGTTAAGAAAAAAAGACAGCCTGTATATTTTTGTTGAAATTGCTCCCGAAGCTTCCGGCCCGCAGGCAATCGCTGATGACAGGATCTTATTTGACAGTCCCGGAGGACAACAGCATGTAACATTGTTCTCGGTAGTCCAGGATGCAGAATTTTTCATCCAGACGCCAAACAATTCCAATACCATCAGCGGAAATACGACCTGGACCAATAATAAAGCGAAAATCATTTATGGTGACCTGACCATAGGGCCAAACGTAACATTAGATATCCAGGCCGGAACCAAAGTATACTTCCATAAAAACAGCGGGATGAAGGTCTCCTCAGGTGCCACCCTGAACATTAACGGCGCCCTGAATAATGAAGTAATCCTCCGCGGCGACCGCAATGATACCTATTATGATACCATCCCTAAAAACTGGAATTCGATCCGGATGCAGGCCAACTCTAACCTCAACATGAATTTTGCAAGGCTTTTCGGAGGAACCAACGGTATTGATATGAGACAGGCAAATGCCAACATCAGCAATTCCTTTATCCATACCTTCCAGGATTACGGGTTGTATGCTGTTGCCTCTACCGTAAATGCGAGAAACCTGGTGATGAACAATTGCGGGGAATCCTGCATCGGTATCTTCAAGGGCGGAAATCACAGTTATACCCACGCCACTATTGCCAATTATTCCGGAACCATGGGGTCACGCAACAGGAACGGCATTTTTGCCGGCAATGAGTGGAAAAATGATGCGGGACAAACGGAACAGGGTGCTTTGCAGCAATTGAATATCAGGAATTGCATCGTCTATTCCGACCGTGATAATGCCGTGAATTTCGAACCGACCATGGGACAGCAGTTCAACTTTCTGATCCAGAATTCCCTCCTGAAATATTCAGGCACATCAGAAGCCGGCTTTACGTTTGACACCAATCCGAATGTTGTACAGAGCCTTAAAAACCAGGATCCGCTGTTCATCAATTATTTCATTGCCCACCAGAATCTGCGGGTACGACAGAATTCACCTGCACGCGGAAAAGGAAATGTTTCTGTAGCCGCAACCGTACCACTTGATATCGTGAATGCATCCAGAACCTCAAACCCGACGCTCGGAGCATATCAATAATGGAAATTACCCATCTGCAGCAACAGGTAGACGAATGGATCAAAACCATCGGTGTACGGTATTTCAATGAGCTGACCAATATGGCCATGCTTACGGAAGAGGTAGGCGAAGTAGCCCGGATTATTGCCCGGAGATACGGCGAACAGAGCGAAAAGGAAAGTGATAAAAACAAAGATCTGGGCGAAGAACTGGCCGATGTCCTGTTTGTAACGTTGTGCCTGGCTAACCAGACCGGGGTCAATCTCCAGGAGGCATTTGATAAGAAAATGAAGATAAAAACCGATCGCGATAAAGATCGGCATCAGAATAATGAGAAGTTAAGATAGATATCAGACATCAGATAAAAGATAATAGATAAAAGATGTGGGTTAATCACCTAAAGTGTACTGAGACGTCTGACATCTGATATCTGACATCTATGAGTCTTTTAAAAAAAACAACAATGAAGTTAGGAAAATCAGAACTGAAAGAAAATACGGTTATACAGATCAGCGGTTCGAAAAGTATTTCGAATCGTTTGTTGATTCTGGAAAGCCTGTTCAGCAACATCCGGATTGGAAACCTCTCCAATTCCCAGGACACCCAATTGCTCAAAAAAGCATTATCTGAAAACACAGAAACAGTAGACATCCATCACGCGGGGACCGCCATGCGCTTCCTGACGTCGTATTATTCGATTATGGATGGGAAAACAACCGTGCTTACCGGATCACAACGCATGAAGGAACGGCCCATCGGATACCTGGTGAATGCACTAAGGGATCTCGGTGCTGAAATCGAATACCTTGAAAACGAAGGTTTCCCGCCTTTAAAAATTACCGGGAAAAAGATCGTTAAAACATCCGTGGAGGTTCCTGCCCACATTTCAAGCCAGTTCATTACGTCTCTCCTGCTGATCGCAGGAAAACTGGACAACGGACTGGAAATACACCTTACAGGTGAGATAACCTCAAGGTCATACATTGAAATGACCCTGGATATCCTGACGAAAGCCGGCATTCAGAACAGCTTTACTGGAAACACGATTAAAGTAGAGCCATTTGCAGGAGATCAGTCAGCAGCAATAGCCTATGAAGTGGAAAGCGACTGGAGCTCTGCCTCTTATTTCTATTCCTTTGCCGCTTTAGGAAGAAAAACCATTCAACTGAAAAGTTTTTACCGGGAATCTACCCAGGGAGACTCGGCAATTGCAGCAATTTATAAGGAATTCTTCGGAATCAACACCACGTTCACGGAAGAGGAACATAAGATCACGCTCGAGCCTGTACAGGAATTCACGTTCCCGGAAAAGATCGTTCTGGATATGAACAATTGTCCGGACATCGCACAGACGCTTTGTGTGACCGCGGCAGCACTGCAAATCCCGTTTGAAATCTCAGGACTTGGAACACTGAGGGTCAAGGAAACCGACCGCCTTTCAGCACTGTATAATGAACTGGAAAAACTGGGCGCCAAAACTGAAATTACAGACGCTACCATTGCATCCCTGAGTTTCAATGAGCCTCAGGAAGATATTTCCATCAGGACGTACCAGGATCACAGGATGGCCATGAGCTTTGCCCCTTTCTGCCTGATGCAGGAATTGAACATCGAAGACGAAGAAGTTGTGGAAAAATCATACCCGGCATTCTGGAATGATCTCAACAGCCTTCTGACGGAATGATCTGTTATGTATAAGCTAAATAATACAAAGGCTACCCTTATCCGGTAGCCTTTGGCATTAGAATTAATACGTATAATTATTTATTTCTGAATTCCGTATGCGGACAGGATCTTGTGAAAGATCTCCGCGTTTTCAAAGAGTCCAGTAAATTCGCCTGAATTCGGTCCATAGGCAAATACGCTTGCAGGAATTGCGGTGTGGTCATTGGTGCTGAAGTTCCCGAGCACCCAGCCTTCTTGCAGGCTTCCGTCCAGCAGGGTAAGTCCGCCGGTTTCATGATCTCCCAAGACAATCACCAGGGTTTCCTTATTCTCATCCGAAAATTTCATGGCTTTCCCAACTACGGCATCAAAGTCCAGCAGCTCAGTAACCAGCTGTTCTATATTGTTGCTGTGGCCGCCTCCATCAGTCTGGGAAGCTTCCACCATCATAAAAAAACCTTTATCATTGGATTTCAGATTGTTTAAAGTAAGGTCAAAAGCATCCGACAGCCAGTTTCCTCTTCCGTTGGTTATCCTCTGGGACGCCATCGGATCTATAACGACGGTACGGTTGCTGATTTTTCCCGCTGATTTCAGGTCGCGGTACACATCAATCTTTGCTTCTTTGAATTTCTGTTCTGTTTCCGGTGTCAGTCCGCTGGTCGGTCCCCCGATCAGGATTTTTGTTTTGGAAGCAATAAAATCTTTCAGGATGGATGCTGAACTGTTCCTGTTATCGGAATGAGCGTAGAAATCTGCCGGGGTGGCATCAGTCACGTCGCCGGTAGAAATTAATCCCGACACCATTCCTTGACCGGCAATAATATCCGGGATCTGGACTAATGCTTTTCCTGAAGCACCCACCCCTACAAATGTATTTTTTGTCTTTATTCCGGTTGCAAATGCTGTGGAACCGGGAGCCGAATCCGTGATATATGCATTATAGGAATTGGTTTTGGACAGTCCGGTGGCCTTCATATTGAAGACATTGAGCTTTCCTTTATTAGCCGTAAAGGCGGCGTAGTACTGAGGTAAAGAAGTACCGTCCGGGATCAGGAGGATAACATTCTTTACTTTCTTCCGGATTCCGTCTGTGGCATATGTAGGGGTGTACGGTATATAGTCTTTTGTGTTTTTGTAGAAATTTTTCGGAATTGAATTCATGAATTTCTTAAGGTCAGGGATATGGTCCGTATTGATATAGTCCACACCCATATCGATCAGGTTTACCCATGCATTGGTAAAATCGGGAGCTCCGTAAAAACGGACCGGCTTTTGTGAAGCATGTGCTTTTTCAACCACTTTTGTAATCCGCTCTTTTTCTTCATCCCTCGGAATGCCTTTACCGCTCCATTTCACCAGATCTGTAAATGAAGCACTGAACATCCCCACCCTTTTCAGCTGGTCTGAAGTATAGGC is part of the Chryseobacterium camelliae genome and encodes:
- a CDS encoding DUF6705 family protein, translated to MKKTSIILILLISLTLKGQTIIDINDSTYSNWSNNDYNYYKKDMHNLLDIFQGTYIYTNGNTSFKIILKKMIKQPEGLHYEDMIIGEYQYVENGTEKINTLSNLDISYSNQFLKHGIAGNGIIANIYNRLWKCPQCNPNEKRLILRIRDKSTDRYANMILRRTTIDNKEVLQVKINNINGVTYDVEHESPPANFSLPIGEFTMKKL
- a CDS encoding GlmU family protein gives rise to the protein MQLVFSDAQYWEDFLPLTFTRPVAAMRCGILTFAERWQKILGNAEASYFTEAYLQKKFPEPEKKESLFLVTNFLPTETVIRQIKDLKQGEALVYEDELIAARINMEGFSLHQIEKMTDIKDDLIFFKKPSDLFTYNKQAIDFDFELLTNGRTSQELSPTNGFLGDKKDLFIEEGAEIEFSTLNTKTGKIYIGKNAEVMEGCHLRGPISLGEGSKFNLGAKIYGATTIGPHCKVGGEVSNIIIFGYTSKGHDGFIGNSVIGEWCNFGADTNSSNLKNNYSHVRLWNYRTKAFEDTGLQFAGLIMGDHSKTAINTQLNTGTVVGVASNIFREGFPPNLVENFSWGGRKEDERFKLDKAYEVAERAMARRKVALTEEDKAIFKHIFDAY
- a CDS encoding type B 50S ribosomal protein L31, producing MKNGIHPENYRLVVFKDMSNDEVFLCKSTAETKDTIEYEGQEYPLIKMEISSTSHPFYTGKVKLVDTAGRVDKFMNKYKKFAK
- a CDS encoding nucleotide pyrophosphohydrolase — its product is MEITHLQQQVDEWIKTIGVRYFNELTNMAMLTEEVGEVARIIARRYGEQSEKESDKNKDLGEELADVLFVTLCLANQTGVNLQEAFDKKMKIKTDRDKDRHQNNEKLR
- a CDS encoding 3-phosphoshikimate 1-carboxyvinyltransferase, which codes for MKLGKSELKENTVIQISGSKSISNRLLILESLFSNIRIGNLSNSQDTQLLKKALSENTETVDIHHAGTAMRFLTSYYSIMDGKTTVLTGSQRMKERPIGYLVNALRDLGAEIEYLENEGFPPLKITGKKIVKTSVEVPAHISSQFITSLLLIAGKLDNGLEIHLTGEITSRSYIEMTLDILTKAGIQNSFTGNTIKVEPFAGDQSAAIAYEVESDWSSASYFYSFAALGRKTIQLKSFYRESTQGDSAIAAIYKEFFGINTTFTEEEHKITLEPVQEFTFPEKIVLDMNNCPDIAQTLCVTAAALQIPFEISGLGTLRVKETDRLSALYNELEKLGAKTEITDATIASLSFNEPQEDISIRTYQDHRMAMSFAPFCLMQELNIEDEEVVEKSYPAFWNDLNSLLTE
- a CDS encoding alkaline phosphatase, which encodes MKILKIWAAVAVAFCAQAQAQNYLNYSVANAHSHNDYMQDVPFWEAYYAHFGSIETDVFLVKNQLWVAHTEKDLNPDRTLEKLYLDNISKQIKLNKGDIFPDGQKKKLQLLIDIKQDYEASLAALVSILKKYPEITGNPEIKIVITGDRPKPEYFKNYPEYLYFDGDLNQAYTSDQLKRVGMFSASFTDLVKWSGKGIPRDEEKERITKVVEKAHASQKPVRFYGAPDFTNAWVNLIDMGVDYINTDHIPDLKKFMNSIPKNFYKNTKDYIPYTPTYATDGIRKKVKNVILLIPDGTSLPQYYAAFTANKGKLNVFNMKATGLSKTNSYNAYITDSAPGSTAFATGIKTKNTFVGVGASGKALVQIPDIIAGQGMVSGLISTGDVTDATPADFYAHSDNRNSSASILKDFIASKTKILIGGPTSGLTPETEQKFKEAKIDVYRDLKSAGKISNRTVVIDPMASQRITNGRGNWLSDAFDLTLNNLKSNDKGFFMMVEASQTDGGGHSNNIEQLVTELLDFDAVVGKAMKFSDENKETLVIVLGDHETGGLTLLDGSLQEGWVLGNFSTNDHTAIPASVFAYGPNSGEFTGLFENAEIFHKILSAYGIQK